In Dysgonomonadaceae bacterium zrk40, one genomic interval encodes:
- a CDS encoding DUF302 domain-containing protein: MSYYFNKNMSADFESVKKKVVAELEKEGFGILSEIDVQATLKKKLDVDFRKYQILGACNAPFAHKALKAENKVGTMLPCNVILQELENGQVEVAAVDPTASMQAIENKELASIAGEIREKLQKVISAL, encoded by the coding sequence ATGTCTTATTATTTCAATAAAAATATGTCAGCAGATTTTGAATCCGTAAAGAAAAAAGTAGTTGCAGAACTGGAAAAAGAAGGTTTTGGCATCCTTTCAGAGATAGATGTGCAAGCAACATTGAAAAAGAAACTCGATGTGGATTTCAGAAAATATCAAATCTTGGGTGCCTGCAATGCTCCTTTTGCTCACAAAGCGTTGAAAGCTGAAAATAAAGTAGGCACTATGTTACCCTGTAACGTAATTTTACAGGAATTGGAAAACGGTCAGGTGGAAGTAGCTGCCGTTGATCCCACTGCCAGCATGCAAGCAATCGAAAACAAAGAGTTAGCAAGCATTGCCGGCGAAATAAGGGAAAAATTGCAAAAAGTAATTTCAGCCTTGTAA
- a CDS encoding DUF305 domain-containing protein, with translation MNSQEETNNKKSKNNYTKFILMLAGSFIAMYITMYLNSYQLDHVYFSLTRFYMTCLGIAAMALIMFFTMRKMYQNKKKNRAIILGSILLFVSALGLVRAQRPIIGDVLWMKAMIPHHSIAILTSERADIKDPEVKKLAEEIIEAQRREIAEMKSMINRLQNKK, from the coding sequence ATGAATTCACAAGAAGAAACAAACAACAAAAAGAGCAAAAACAACTACACCAAATTTATTTTAATGCTCGCCGGTTCTTTTATAGCCATGTACATTACAATGTATCTCAACTCTTATCAACTTGACCATGTATACTTTAGTCTCACCCGTTTTTATATGACTTGTTTAGGAATTGCTGCTATGGCATTAATCATGTTTTTTACAATGCGTAAAATGTATCAAAACAAAAAGAAAAACAGAGCTATTATTCTGGGCAGTATTTTGCTTTTCGTCAGCGCACTTGGTCTAGTCAGAGCTCAAAGACCAATTATTGGAGATGTTCTTTGGATGAAAGCAATGATACCTCACCATTCTATTGCAATTTTAACAAGTGAGCGGGCAGATATAAAGGATCCTGAAGTGAAAAAATTAGCAGAGGAAATTATTGAAGCTCAAAGAAGAGAGATTGCTGAAATGAAATCGATGATTAATCGTCTTCAGAATAAAAAATAG
- a CDS encoding DUF3347 domain-containing protein — protein sequence MKNLQITVGILSLTLAFMLTSCTNSEKRNNPSDHNIKDETRLGGLGNIDDAKIVETDAILTTYLYMKDALVNEDSKIAAEAGKDMVTQFNDFETDRYGENNQQELKEIIEDATEHAQHISENPIDHQREYFDILSKDIIDLIAITGTGKKLYQAYCPMYNNNKGAQWLSESKDIQNPYFGSKMMTCGEVQKVIN from the coding sequence ATGAAAAATTTACAAATAACTGTTGGCATACTATCCTTAACTTTAGCGTTTATGCTCACTTCTTGTACGAACAGTGAAAAAAGAAACAATCCTTCCGATCATAACATTAAAGATGAGACCCGTTTAGGCGGTTTAGGTAACATAGATGATGCTAAAATTGTGGAAACAGATGCAATTCTAACTACTTATCTGTATATGAAAGATGCGTTGGTAAATGAAGATAGTAAAATTGCAGCCGAAGCGGGAAAAGATATGGTTACACAGTTCAACGATTTTGAAACCGATAGATATGGTGAGAATAACCAACAAGAATTAAAAGAAATCATAGAAGATGCAACAGAACATGCCCAACATATTTCCGAGAATCCAATAGATCACCAAAGGGAGTATTTTGACATATTGAGCAAAGACATAATAGACCTAATTGCTATTACAGGTACGGGGAAAAAGCTTTACCAAGCTTATTGCCCAATGTATAACAATAATAAAGGTGCTCAATGGTTGAGTGAGTCTAAAGATATCCAGAATCCCTATTTTGGAAGTAAAATGATGACATGTGGTGAAGTACAAAAAGTGATTAATTAA
- a CDS encoding transposase has protein sequence MLGCLPFNEGQDLQAQVERFRELTGKYPELVQVDKIYLTRENRRFLKEKRIRYTGEPLGRKPIKEIKSRYQKRKERREAAERNQVEGKFGQGKRGYGLNDIRARLATTSNSWIGAIIFVMNLIRHMRDIPLSYFVSLLLKLMRMRNINIYPLGSQMKLCA, from the coding sequence TTGCTCGGGTGCTTACCCTTTAACGAGGGGCAGGATCTTCAGGCACAGGTCGAACGCTTTAGGGAACTGACAGGGAAATACCCGGAGCTGGTTCAGGTGGATAAGATTTATCTCACCCGGGAGAACAGACGGTTTTTGAAAGAGAAAAGAATCCGCTACACCGGGGAACCACTGGGACGAAAACCGATAAAAGAGATCAAGAGCAGATACCAAAAACGTAAAGAGCGACGAGAGGCGGCGGAACGCAATCAGGTTGAAGGAAAGTTTGGTCAGGGGAAACGTGGATATGGTTTAAATGATATCCGCGCCAGATTGGCCACGACATCAAACAGTTGGATAGGGGCTATCATTTTTGTGATGAACCTGATCCGACATATGAGGGATATTCCCTTGTCTTATTTTGTCTCGTTACTATTGAAGCTGATGAGAATGAGAAATATAAACATTTATCCACTCGGGTCACAAATGAAACTGTGTGCCTGA
- a CDS encoding IS66 family insertion sequence element accessory protein TnpB produces MKPVSKEEFLAILERQQKSGLSIKDFCANESYTVSSFHYWKTKFGLTRPYNNHAPDAPTDMLAPINLNLPIKAPVSSPASSPRSSQGEIRIKLPGGIQVSFIGSAQTEIAINLLNQICSRHVLPE; encoded by the coding sequence ATGAAGCCTGTAAGCAAAGAAGAATTCCTGGCGATACTGGAACGCCAACAGAAGAGCGGGTTAAGCATCAAGGACTTTTGTGCGAACGAGTCCTATACGGTCTCAAGCTTCCACTACTGGAAAACCAAGTTCGGACTCACCCGGCCCTATAACAATCATGCGCCGGATGCACCCACGGACATGCTGGCACCAATCAACTTAAACCTACCCATAAAAGCCCCTGTATCCTCGCCGGCCTCATCACCACGCAGCAGTCAGGGAGAGATCAGGATCAAGCTCCCGGGAGGTATCCAGGTCAGTTTCATTGGCAGTGCCCAGACAGAGATCGCTATCAATTTACTGAATCAAATCTGCTCACGCCATGTTCTGCCTGAATGA
- a CDS encoding transposase has product MASKEMVNQVCEKGAKNRPLTEEQKENNRIKSKVRSRVEHIFGFMEMSMNGMYLYNIGIKRITAIIGLMNLTYNMFRRIQLIS; this is encoded by the coding sequence ATAGCTTCGAAAGAAATGGTAAATCAAGTCTGTGAGAAAGGTGCTAAAAACCGTCCACTTACAGAAGAGCAAAAGGAAAACAACAGAATAAAATCAAAAGTACGCTCAAGAGTAGAACACATCTTTGGTTTTATGGAAATGAGCATGAATGGAATGTATTTGTACAATATTGGTATAAAAAGGATTACAGCCATAATAGGGTTGATGAATCTTACGTATAATATGTTCAGGAGAATACAGCTTATCAGTTAA
- a CDS encoding IS66 family transposase, which translates to MDQMQALELLIQSQAEQIRQLTEANAKLSEQLTGMQQRMDKLLAQIAWFTRQFYGRKSEKLSHLDPGQLSLFETIADEEERLAEIEAARATAEKQIEEQAPARKKERSNRKMLEGLPVVEVVLEPEELDLNKYKRIGEERTRTLEFEPGKLYVKELVRPKYALKDNTALTVDGTTGVIIAPLPLLPIYKGLPGASLLAEILLQKYVYHLPFYRQVQQLGHLGVKIPENTISGWFKPACELLKPLYEVLKKECIDTDYLQVDETTLPVINKESHKAKKEYLWMVRAVMKKLVFFYYNDGSRSQQTVGTLLKSFTGYLQSDGWQAYNVFDKEDQVCLVGCMVHIRRYYEKALNENKALAEHALKEIQQLYRIERMADERNLTFEARAKLREELAAPIMKSLEAWMEKTYPKVLPQSLIGEAIGYSYSLWPRMKNYLLDGRLKLDNNMAENAIRPIALSRKNFMFCGNHEAAGNTAIICSLLTSCKEQGVNPREWLIDVIGKMPYYQKPGNDENLKKLLPNYWKNKGN; encoded by the coding sequence ATGGACCAGATGCAAGCCTTAGAACTCCTCATACAATCGCAGGCGGAACAAATCCGTCAGCTCACTGAGGCTAACGCGAAGCTATCTGAACAGCTCACCGGGATGCAGCAGCGGATGGATAAGCTGCTGGCACAGATCGCCTGGTTCACCCGGCAGTTCTACGGTCGTAAAAGCGAGAAACTCTCGCACCTGGATCCGGGCCAGCTCTCCCTGTTTGAAACGATTGCAGACGAAGAGGAAAGGCTTGCTGAGATCGAAGCGGCCCGTGCTACTGCCGAGAAGCAGATAGAAGAGCAGGCTCCCGCCAGGAAGAAAGAGAGATCCAACCGCAAGATGTTGGAGGGTCTGCCCGTGGTGGAGGTTGTGCTGGAACCGGAAGAACTTGATCTGAACAAGTACAAGCGTATCGGTGAGGAACGTACCCGTACACTTGAGTTTGAACCCGGGAAGCTGTACGTGAAAGAGCTTGTACGCCCCAAGTACGCTTTAAAAGACAACACTGCCCTGACGGTTGATGGCACAACCGGTGTGATCATCGCCCCGCTCCCGTTACTGCCCATATACAAGGGACTTCCCGGTGCCAGTCTTCTCGCTGAGATCCTGCTCCAGAAGTATGTGTATCATCTCCCCTTTTACCGCCAGGTGCAGCAGTTGGGGCATCTGGGGGTGAAGATACCGGAGAATACGATCTCCGGCTGGTTCAAACCGGCCTGTGAGCTCCTGAAGCCGCTCTACGAGGTACTGAAGAAAGAGTGTATTGATACTGATTACCTCCAGGTGGATGAAACCACACTTCCGGTGATCAACAAGGAAAGTCACAAGGCAAAGAAAGAATACTTGTGGATGGTGAGAGCGGTCATGAAGAAACTGGTTTTCTTTTATTACAACGATGGTTCCAGGTCACAACAAACCGTGGGTACCCTGCTGAAATCCTTTACCGGTTACCTGCAAAGTGACGGGTGGCAAGCCTACAATGTCTTTGACAAGGAGGATCAGGTGTGTCTCGTTGGCTGCATGGTCCACATAAGGCGCTATTACGAGAAGGCCCTGAATGAGAATAAAGCACTGGCAGAACATGCCCTGAAAGAGATCCAGCAGCTGTACCGGATAGAGAGGATGGCTGACGAGCGAAACCTCACGTTCGAGGCACGGGCCAAACTCAGGGAGGAACTTGCAGCTCCTATCATGAAGTCGCTTGAAGCCTGGATGGAGAAAACCTACCCGAAGGTCCTTCCCCAGAGCCTTATCGGTGAAGCCATCGGTTACTCCTACTCACTTTGGCCTCGAATGAAAAATTACCTGCTGGATGGCAGGCTGAAACTCGACAACAACATGGCTGAAAATGCCATCCGCCCCATTGCCCTGTCTCGAAAGAACTTCATGTTCTGTGGCAACCACGAGGCAGCCGGGAACACGGCCATCATCTGTTCCCTGTTGACCTCATGCAAGGAGCAGGGGGTGAATCCCCGAGAGTGGCTCATCGATGTGATAGGCAAGATGCCTTATTACCAGAAACCGGGGAATGATGAAAACCTGAAGAAGCTTTTGCCGAATTACTGGAAAAACAAAGGAAACTAG
- a CDS encoding multicopper oxidase domain-containing protein — MKQTFTQVLITKFPLIILFSWFYSFATIAQIANLQEENIDNWPEREYHLIIDYKEVNFTGKPVKAMTINDGIPGPNLIFEEEEYAIIHVTNNMEEETSVHWHGMILPNYFDGVPYLTTPPIRPGETFTYKFAIKQSGTYWYHSHTGLQEQRGVYGSIQINPKEKDFEYDKDLVLVLSDWVDENPDNQLRNLKRGNEWYLIKKNQVQSWDKIIKQKAVGAKLKMMWQRMPDMAISDNYHDLFLINGENKQEYPDFEPGEKVRLRFVNAASASYFWLTFGGEDPLLISADGKNVIPINKNKTLISVAETYDYIVTIPSNGKLQIRATSQDGSGEASAYIGKGPTLAASSVPKPDLIKLMKEMMAMDMKMGAPAAKFQPRKSDSIRVMEKYSMSMGEMDMDMEKSMNKSDEMQMDTHKDSTQMANEKIDHSTAADKKEMQQKREMEMNNGEEEHNENEMNEMDGDNMGYVLPADKVIGDPMKTGSNPEFNYNYLKSPEKTNFEEDKPVREMLFNLTGNMNRYVWSINGVPLSEASKIKIKQGEVVRITLNNLTMMHHPMHLHGHFFRVLNKNGEYSPLKHTVNVAPMQKVVIEFDANESGDWFFHCHVLYHMDSGMARVISYDTPRDERMKRFALGNLTKTDKHLFTWAELTVASHMTEFFATTTNIRNQVRLRGEYGWNKNLEAELTYERYLNSYFRIFGGANLENENEDSLNDLETTAVVGIKYFLPLLIDSDLRIDSKLRPQIGLSTATMIFRRVLLYGEFEYQMDFGWVDDLPDGSDLKGETTWQVGLEYFINRDWRINASYDNRFGAGAGVAMIF, encoded by the coding sequence ATGAAACAAACTTTTACTCAAGTACTTATTACAAAATTCCCTCTTATTATTTTATTTAGTTGGTTCTATTCATTTGCAACAATTGCTCAAATTGCAAATCTTCAAGAAGAGAATATTGACAACTGGCCAGAGCGTGAATATCACCTCATTATCGATTATAAAGAGGTGAATTTTACCGGAAAACCGGTAAAGGCTATGACTATAAATGATGGCATCCCCGGTCCCAATCTTATTTTTGAAGAAGAAGAATATGCCATAATCCATGTGACCAATAATATGGAAGAAGAAACATCGGTACATTGGCACGGCATGATTCTACCCAATTATTTTGACGGTGTACCCTATTTGACTACACCCCCTATACGACCCGGGGAGACCTTTACCTACAAATTTGCTATTAAACAATCCGGAACATATTGGTACCATTCGCATACAGGTTTACAGGAGCAACGTGGCGTATATGGATCCATTCAAATAAATCCCAAAGAAAAAGATTTTGAATACGACAAAGACCTCGTTTTAGTCTTATCAGATTGGGTTGATGAAAATCCTGATAATCAGTTGCGAAATTTGAAACGTGGGAACGAGTGGTATTTAATCAAGAAAAATCAAGTGCAAAGTTGGGATAAGATCATTAAGCAAAAGGCAGTAGGCGCTAAACTAAAAATGATGTGGCAGCGCATGCCCGATATGGCAATATCGGATAACTACCACGATCTGTTTTTAATAAACGGTGAAAATAAACAGGAATATCCCGATTTTGAACCCGGAGAGAAAGTTCGGTTGCGTTTTGTAAACGCTGCGTCGGCTTCTTATTTCTGGCTCACCTTTGGTGGAGAAGACCCTTTATTGATTTCGGCCGATGGCAAAAATGTGATACCTATAAACAAGAACAAAACATTAATTAGTGTAGCCGAAACCTATGACTATATTGTGACTATTCCGTCAAACGGAAAGTTGCAAATACGTGCCACCTCTCAAGATGGCTCTGGTGAAGCATCCGCTTATATTGGTAAAGGTCCTACCCTTGCAGCATCTTCTGTGCCTAAACCCGATCTTATCAAATTAATGAAAGAGATGATGGCGATGGACATGAAAATGGGAGCTCCGGCAGCTAAGTTCCAACCGCGAAAAAGCGATTCCATCCGGGTAATGGAAAAGTACAGTATGTCGATGGGTGAAATGGATATGGATATGGAAAAATCTATGAACAAATCGGATGAGATGCAGATGGATACCCACAAAGATTCGACCCAAATGGCCAATGAGAAGATAGATCATTCGACAGCAGCCGATAAGAAAGAGATGCAGCAAAAGAGAGAGATGGAAATGAATAATGGAGAGGAAGAGCACAACGAGAATGAAATGAACGAAATGGATGGAGATAATATGGGATATGTTCTTCCTGCAGACAAAGTGATTGGCGACCCCATGAAAACAGGCAGTAATCCGGAATTTAATTACAACTACCTGAAATCGCCCGAAAAAACAAACTTCGAAGAGGATAAACCCGTGCGTGAAATGCTCTTTAATCTTACCGGAAATATGAATCGTTACGTGTGGAGTATCAACGGAGTTCCTTTATCAGAAGCGAGTAAGATTAAGATTAAGCAAGGTGAAGTTGTTCGCATTACTTTAAACAACCTTACCATGATGCATCATCCGATGCACTTGCATGGACATTTTTTCAGGGTCTTAAATAAAAACGGTGAGTACTCCCCCTTGAAACATACAGTTAATGTAGCTCCAATGCAAAAAGTAGTAATCGAATTTGATGCAAATGAATCGGGAGATTGGTTTTTCCATTGCCATGTACTTTATCACATGGATAGTGGAATGGCACGTGTCATAAGTTATGATACTCCCAGAGACGAACGCATGAAACGCTTTGCTTTAGGCAATCTAACTAAAACTGACAAGCATTTATTTACGTGGGCAGAGCTTACTGTTGCCAGCCACATGACAGAATTTTTTGCCACCACCACAAATATCAGAAATCAGGTGCGGCTGCGTGGCGAATATGGATGGAACAAAAATTTGGAGGCCGAACTTACTTATGAACGTTACCTGAACAGCTATTTTAGGATTTTTGGCGGAGCAAACTTAGAAAATGAGAACGAAGATAGCCTGAATGATCTGGAAACCACTGCAGTGGTTGGTATCAAATATTTTTTGCCGCTCTTAATAGATTCCGATTTGCGTATCGATAGTAAACTCAGACCTCAAATAGGTTTATCTACCGCCACAATGATTTTTCGTCGTGTGCTGCTTTATGGTGAATTTGAATACCAAATGGATTTCGGTTGGGTCGATGATTTGCCTGACGGGAGTGACCTGAAAGGAGAAACCACTTGGCAGGTAGGGCTGGAATACTTTATAAATCGAGACTGGCGTATCAATGCCAGTTATGACAACCGATTTGGTGCCGGCGCAGGTGTGGCTATGATCTTTTAA
- a CDS encoding IS982 family transposase encodes MITTDKVIEIFCIADDFCAEYENEIQNHQLQAGGTTKRRNRKTQMSQSEIIAVMVCFHCGTFHNFKNYYLFYICKHMKSYFPNAVSYNRFVELQPRVIVPFMLLLKLFGFGECTGITYVDSTPIKVCHNKRIHSNKVFRDLAQRGKSTMGWFFGFKLHLVCNEKGELLNFSLTKGNVDDRNPDVINVLTKDLFGKLYADKGYISTKLFEMLFDQGVHLVTGIRSNMKNSLMSFRDKILLRKRSVIESINDELKNICQIEHSRHRSTHNFIMNIIAALVAYCFFPKKPSIKFEVEKSSQLTIWG; translated from the coding sequence ATGATCACAACAGACAAAGTTATTGAAATATTTTGTATTGCCGACGATTTTTGTGCAGAATATGAGAATGAAATTCAGAATCATCAACTTCAAGCCGGGGGTACAACTAAAAGGAGAAACAGGAAAACGCAAATGTCCCAGAGCGAGATTATTGCCGTGATGGTCTGTTTCCACTGCGGAACCTTCCATAATTTCAAGAATTATTACCTGTTTTATATTTGCAAACACATGAAGAGCTATTTTCCAAATGCCGTTTCCTACAACCGTTTTGTCGAGTTGCAACCCAGGGTGATTGTACCTTTCATGCTCTTGCTCAAACTCTTTGGATTTGGTGAATGCACAGGCATTACATATGTGGATAGCACTCCCATTAAAGTATGTCATAACAAGCGTATACACTCGAATAAAGTATTCAGGGATCTGGCACAAAGAGGGAAAAGTACGATGGGCTGGTTTTTTGGATTCAAGCTTCATCTGGTCTGTAACGAAAAGGGTGAATTGCTGAATTTCTCTCTCACAAAAGGCAATGTCGACGATAGAAACCCTGACGTAATCAATGTTCTTACCAAAGATCTTTTCGGTAAACTATATGCAGACAAGGGTTACATCAGCACAAAGCTCTTCGAGATGCTGTTTGACCAGGGTGTTCATTTAGTGACCGGTATACGCTCAAATATGAAAAATTCCCTGATGTCATTCCGCGACAAGATTCTCTTACGCAAAAGATCTGTAATTGAGTCCATCAATGATGAACTGAAGAATATCTGCCAGATAGAACATTCAAGGCATCGTTCCACACATAATTTCATCATGAACATAATTGCTGCATTGGTGGCATATTGTTTCTTTCCCAAAAAGCCTTCAATCAAATTTGAAGTGGAAAAGTCAAGTCAATTAACCATTTGGGGATAA
- a CDS encoding IS5 family transposase, with protein sequence MIRYKSSRQLSISEFKMPFEAKLDENNRWVVLSKIVPWEEFARLYYKNFKSNRGAPTKDARLVLGVIIIKHIMKTDDRGVIEMIQENPYMQYFLGLEAFTYEQVMTPSLLVSIRKRIDLDVFESLTDDLIRKGLKLKAGTKQEKADTVTKDEEDDNDDDPDPHPGNKGKLQLDATVCDADIKYPTDLDLLNESRQKAEELIDELCLKLGIKDKPRTYRRVARKDFLNVSKMKRKPANVLRQAIRKQINYLKRDVRTINEMLDTIKDEPVPFDRRQLKYFFVIQHLLEQQETMYKKKSHQVEDRIVSIHQPHVRPIVRGKAKAKTEFGAKINISLLDGYARVDHFDWDAFNVSPR encoded by the coding sequence ATGATACGATACAAGAGCTCCAGACAGCTTTCAATATCCGAGTTCAAGATGCCTTTTGAGGCAAAACTGGATGAGAATAACCGGTGGGTTGTTCTTTCAAAAATAGTTCCCTGGGAAGAGTTCGCCCGGCTTTACTACAAGAACTTCAAGAGCAACCGTGGTGCCCCCACCAAGGATGCCAGGCTTGTGCTGGGAGTGATCATCATCAAGCACATCATGAAGACGGACGATCGCGGTGTGATAGAGATGATCCAGGAGAATCCCTACATGCAGTATTTTCTTGGACTCGAAGCTTTCACTTATGAACAGGTAATGACGCCCTCGCTGCTGGTTTCCATCAGGAAACGCATTGATCTGGATGTCTTTGAATCATTGACAGACGATTTAATAAGAAAAGGGTTGAAGCTGAAAGCCGGGACAAAACAAGAAAAGGCTGACACGGTTACGAAGGATGAAGAAGATGATAATGATGACGACCCTGATCCACATCCCGGGAACAAGGGGAAGCTTCAATTGGATGCAACGGTCTGTGATGCGGATATCAAGTATCCCACCGATCTGGATCTGCTGAACGAGAGTCGTCAAAAGGCCGAGGAGTTGATCGATGAGTTGTGTTTAAAACTGGGTATTAAAGATAAACCCCGTACTTACAGGAGGGTTGCACGCAAGGATTTTTTGAATGTGTCGAAAATGAAGAGAAAACCTGCCAACGTTTTAAGACAAGCGATACGCAAGCAAATCAACTACCTGAAGCGGGATGTACGGACTATCAATGAGATGCTGGACACCATAAAGGATGAACCGGTTCCTTTTGACAGGCGGCAACTGAAATATTTTTTTGTTATCCAGCATCTGCTGGAACAACAGGAGACAATGTACAAGAAGAAGAGCCATCAAGTAGAAGATCGCATCGTGAGCATTCATCAGCCGCATGTACGTCCCATCGTGCGTGGCAAGGCCAAGGCCAAGACGGAGTTTGGCGCCAAGATCAACATCAGCCTGCTGGATGGATATGCCAGGGTGGATCATTTTGACTGGGATGCCTTTAACGTAAGCCCCCGATAA
- a CDS encoding IS5 family transposase — translation MKMKKFKRYKDYGFFDQDIRLSKLSALGDPLERLNKHVDFELFRTFLLESLTIETKGKGGRPPYDYVMMFKILILQRFYNLSDDQLEFQINDRMSFMRFLNLTIADDIPDSKTVWNFRERLIDLELVEPLFNLFLKELERLNLVVNEGKIVDASFIEVPIQRNTRDENKQIKAGEVPESFKQNSNRLAQKDTDALWTKKNNISYFGYKNHVKQDSGSKLITKYTVTDASVHDSQQTETLLEEKDKGEPF, via the coding sequence ATGAAAATGAAGAAGTTTAAAAGATATAAAGATTACGGATTTTTCGATCAAGATATAAGACTTAGTAAATTGTCGGCCTTAGGTGATCCTTTGGAGCGTTTGAATAAGCATGTTGATTTTGAGCTGTTTAGGACATTCTTGCTAGAGAGTCTAACTATTGAAACCAAAGGCAAAGGAGGTCGTCCACCATACGATTACGTTATGATGTTTAAGATACTCATTTTGCAACGTTTTTATAATTTATCCGACGATCAACTTGAATTTCAAATTAATGACAGAATGAGTTTTATGCGTTTTTTGAATTTAACCATTGCAGATGATATTCCAGACAGCAAGACTGTTTGGAATTTCAGAGAACGCCTGATTGATTTAGAATTGGTAGAGCCACTTTTCAATCTGTTTTTAAAAGAATTAGAACGATTGAACCTTGTAGTGAATGAAGGTAAAATAGTTGACGCTAGTTTTATTGAAGTACCAATACAGCGTAATACGCGTGATGAAAATAAACAAATCAAGGCAGGAGAAGTTCCAGAGTCATTTAAACAAAATTCTAATCGGTTGGCACAGAAAGATACTGATGCTCTTTGGACAAAGAAAAATAATATCAGTTACTTTGGTTATAAAAATCACGTGAAACAGGATTCTGGGAGTAAATTAATCACTAAGTACACAGTAACTGATGCTTCGGTACATGATTCACAACAAACTGAAACTTTATTGGAAGAAAAAGACAAAGGAGAACCTTTTTAG
- a CDS encoding SHOCT domain-containing protein: MMDRYGEHGWGMGFGMGWWWIIGLIIMVIIVWMIVKVINQNKNSITRVGNKSAFDILKDRYARGEIDKQEFEERKKDLM; this comes from the coding sequence ATGATGGACAGATATGGCGAACACGGTTGGGGAATGGGATTTGGAATGGGCTGGTGGTGGATCATCGGGCTCATTATTATGGTGATCATAGTTTGGATGATTGTGAAAGTAATAAATCAAAATAAAAACTCTATCACCCGTGTCGGAAATAAATCTGCGTTTGATATTTTGAAAGATCGATATGCTCGCGGCGAAATTGACAAACAAGAGTTTGAGGAACGCAAAAAGGATTTAATGTAG
- the tnpB gene encoding IS66 family insertion sequence element accessory protein TnpB, with translation MFCLNDNMRYFLCPGKTDMRKGMNSLCGVVQNLMGYDVRMGDVFIFINRNRTTMKLLHAEDGGLVLYMKRLEEGTFRIPAYDEKSRSYPMQWRDLVMMVEGIQDDPGSRLKRLKAMRNG, from the coding sequence ATGTTCTGCCTGAATGATAATATGCGCTACTTCCTGTGTCCTGGGAAGACAGACATGCGAAAAGGGATGAACTCGCTCTGTGGTGTGGTTCAAAACCTGATGGGATATGATGTGCGCATGGGTGATGTCTTCATCTTCATCAATCGAAACCGTACAACCATGAAGCTTTTGCATGCAGAAGATGGAGGGTTGGTTCTGTACATGAAAAGGCTCGAGGAAGGCACCTTCCGCATTCCCGCGTACGATGAGAAGAGTCGTTCCTATCCCATGCAGTGGCGTGATCTGGTGATGATGGTAGAAGGGATACAGGATGATCCGGGCAGCCGGTTGAAGAGGCTCAAAGCGATGAGAAACGGGTAG